A portion of the Candidatus Schekmanbacteria bacterium genome contains these proteins:
- a CDS encoding glycosyltransferase family 39 protein, whose translation MFQAKIFLSGNLYTSPPVHKDFFRFLYIIDNNKWYSQYPPAHSFFLMLGLLFNAPWLINPIFGAISAIVLYKIGKEVYDLKTSNLSLLLFTASPFLIFMSSEYMNHASTMFFILLFVLYFIKMIKTSSPIPAFISGLALGIALNIRPLEVVAIGFPFMVYLLYIFLRDKNFWKAFISIALGFSLMFFVLLTYNYLTNGNPLLFGYNVYENKSNLFGFVEIPSEGLKHTPLKGFFNTLNNLYAINKYLFEWPIPSLTFIFIFFFLKNKRNHWDKLFILSSISLLIFYFFYYFPYMTFGPRFLYSSMPFLVLLTARGVLCIPEKMAEKSYICKESCEIAIMLIISISIIFMISFSLPKLLNEYSDYFGVDKKLYESVEKLKIHNAVVFIDTSATNYSIGFQYNSPELDTDVIYARDLGRKNIELMNDFPSMSYYLYRKNEKTQRFELIPLSAGVTY comes from the coding sequence TTGTTTCAGGCTAAAATATTTTTATCCGGCAACTTATATACATCACCTCCAGTTCATAAGGATTTTTTCCGTTTCCTTTATATAATAGATAATAATAAATGGTATTCGCAGTATCCACCGGCCCATTCCTTTTTCTTGATGCTTGGACTTTTGTTCAATGCTCCATGGTTAATTAATCCAATTTTCGGGGCTATTTCAGCAATTGTTCTTTATAAAATAGGCAAAGAAGTTTATGATTTGAAAACATCAAACTTAAGCCTTCTTCTTTTCACTGCTTCTCCCTTTCTAATCTTCATGTCCTCAGAGTATATGAACCATGCATCAACCATGTTTTTTATCCTGCTTTTTGTACTGTATTTTATTAAGATGATAAAAACTTCTTCTCCTATCCCTGCATTTATTTCGGGACTCGCTCTGGGAATTGCCCTGAATATCAGACCGCTGGAAGTTGTTGCTATAGGATTTCCCTTTATGGTGTATTTATTGTACATTTTTCTGAGAGATAAAAACTTTTGGAAAGCCTTCATATCAATTGCTCTGGGATTTTCACTGATGTTTTTTGTTCTTTTGACTTATAATTATTTAACTAACGGAAACCCTCTGCTGTTTGGCTACAATGTCTATGAAAATAAAAGCAATCTCTTTGGATTTGTTGAAATCCCTTCTGAGGGTTTAAAGCATACTCCGCTCAAGGGATTTTTTAATACTCTCAATAACCTTTATGCCATAAATAAATATCTCTTTGAATGGCCTATCCCATCCTTAACATTTATATTTATATTTTTCTTTTTGAAAAATAAAAGAAATCACTGGGATAAACTTTTTATTTTAAGTTCAATCTCTCTTTTAATATTCTATTTTTTTTATTATTTCCCCTATATGACCTTCGGTCCGAGATTCTTATATTCTTCTATGCCCTTTCTTGTATTGCTGACAGCAAGAGGAGTTTTATGCATCCCTGAGAAAATGGCTGAAAAAAGTTATATATGCAAAGAATCTTGTGAAATTGCCATAATGTTAATAATCTCAATTAGCATTATTTTTATGATTAGCTTTTCTTTGCCAAAACTTCTTAATGAATATTCTGACTATTTTGGAGTAGATAAAAAATTGTATGAATCAGTAGAAAAACTTAAAATTCATAATGCAGTGGTTTTTATTGATACATCGGCGACTAATTACAGTATAGGATTCCAGTATAACTCACCGGAATTAGATACTGATGTTATATACGCAAGGGATCTTGGCAGGAAAAACATAGAATTGATGAATGACTTTCCTTCCATGAGTTATTATTTGTATCGTAAGAATGAAAAAACACAAAGATTTGAACTTATCCCGTTATCTGCCGGAGTAACTTATTGA